One Tamlana carrageenivorans genomic region harbors:
- a CDS encoding fasciclin domain-containing protein, whose product MNSKLKILKYTCIAFMSFLLVFSCNIPEDPEFYEPFVPSEVENPETISQIIIAREDFSIMESAMRLIEESGSVKIISELNVPGSSTVFVPNDEVFQAWLDMNGIDDLALLDVALIERVILNHILEGEFNSSNLVSGLTHSRALVGERGSEKNVSMYIDVSNGGVTVNAEASVITADVEANNGVIHVVNNVIELPVLLDFSVMVPSLTTFYDAVQYADTARDADGNGPNLMAKLIDSEAALTLLMPNNDAFTDLLVEQGVSNLTDLDPWFVADVISTQLINIAAISSQEMIDIGGPFALPASNNELLQIDPINLTVSDPNSRTANFIPGLIDITAVNGFVHTIDKVLLPMPTP is encoded by the coding sequence ATGAACAGTAAACTAAAAATTTTAAAATATACATGTATTGCCTTCATGTCGTTTCTATTAGTGTTTTCTTGTAACATTCCTGAAGATCCAGAATTTTACGAACCATTTGTTCCTTCAGAGGTAGAAAACCCAGAAACAATTTCTCAAATTATTATAGCACGAGAAGATTTCAGTATTATGGAATCTGCGATGAGGCTAATTGAGGAAAGTGGAAGTGTAAAAATAATTTCAGAATTAAATGTACCAGGAAGCAGTACGGTTTTTGTCCCAAACGATGAAGTTTTTCAAGCTTGGTTGGATATGAATGGTATTGATGACTTGGCTTTACTTGATGTAGCGCTTATTGAAAGAGTAATTTTAAATCATATTCTTGAAGGTGAGTTTAACTCTTCAAACCTTGTGTCAGGTTTAACGCATTCTAGAGCTCTAGTTGGAGAGAGAGGTAGTGAAAAGAATGTGTCAATGTATATTGATGTATCAAATGGAGGAGTTACAGTAAACGCAGAGGCAAGTGTCATTACAGCAGATGTTGAAGCTAATAATGGTGTAATCCATGTAGTAAACAATGTTATTGAGCTTCCTGTTTTACTTGACTTTTCGGTTATGGTGCCCTCTTTAACTACGTTTTACGATGCCGTGCAATATGCCGATACAGCTCGTGATGCAGATGGTAATGGCCCTAATTTAATGGCTAAATTAATAGATTCAGAGGCAGCCTTAACTTTATTAATGCCTAACAATGATGCCTTTACAGATTTGTTAGTGGAACAAGGTGTCTCTAATTTAACAGATTTAGACCCATGGTTCGTTGCAGATGTTATTTCAACACAATTAATTAACATAGCCGCAATTTCTTCTCAAGAGATGATAGATATCGGAGGGCCTTTTGCTCTTCCTGCCTCTAATAATGAATTGTTGCAGATAGATCCAATTAATTTAACAGTTTCAGATCCCAATAGTAGAACAGCAAATTTCATTCCCGGCTTAATTGATATTACTGCCGTAAATGGATTTGTTCATACCATTGATAAAGTATTATTACCTATGCCTACACCATAA